One stretch of Streptomyces sp. A2-16 DNA includes these proteins:
- the araA gene encoding L-arabinose isomerase: MDTDVTPYPDQEIWFLTGSQGLYGDDVLRQVADQSRSISETLGRPGKVPVRIVWKPVLTDADAIRRICQEASASDTCVGVIAWMHTFSPAKMWIAGLSALDRPLLHLHTQYNLSLPWPSIDMDFMNLNQAAHGDREFGHIESRIGVERKIVAGHATDPRVVRRIAAWARAAAGRHAARTLRLARFGDNMRDVAVTEGDKVEAQLRFGFSVNTYAVNDLVAVVDAVEDKAAAKLADEYCELYDVVPSLRPGGIRHDSLLYAARQELGLRAFLTEGDFTAFTTNFEDLGGLRQLPGLAVQRLMADGYGFGGEGDWKTSALLRTMKVMGQGQPGGTTFMEDYTYHLGPGTPRILGAHMLEVCPSVAAARPRCEIHPLSIGGREDPVRLVFDAAPGPAVVVGLSDLGDRFRLTANEVDVVGPGEPLPQLPVARAVWKPRPSLAESAESWLLAGAPHHTVLSSAVDPETLTDYASMTGVELLTIDEHTTTDRFAKEIRWNAAYHRLAQAL, translated from the coding sequence ATGGACACCGACGTCACCCCCTACCCCGATCAAGAGATCTGGTTCCTCACCGGCAGTCAGGGCCTGTACGGCGACGACGTGCTGCGTCAGGTGGCCGACCAGTCCAGGAGCATCTCCGAGACGCTGGGCCGGCCCGGCAAGGTCCCGGTGCGGATCGTGTGGAAGCCGGTCCTGACCGACGCCGACGCGATCCGCCGTATCTGCCAGGAAGCCAGCGCCTCCGACACCTGCGTGGGCGTCATCGCGTGGATGCACACCTTCTCCCCGGCCAAGATGTGGATCGCGGGCCTGAGCGCCCTGGACCGGCCGCTGCTGCACCTGCACACCCAGTACAACCTGTCCCTGCCCTGGCCGAGCATCGACATGGACTTCATGAACCTCAACCAGGCCGCGCACGGCGACCGGGAGTTCGGCCACATCGAGTCCCGGATCGGCGTCGAGCGCAAGATCGTCGCCGGACACGCCACCGATCCCAGAGTCGTACGACGGATCGCGGCCTGGGCCCGAGCCGCCGCCGGCCGGCACGCCGCCCGCACCCTGCGCCTGGCCCGCTTCGGCGACAACATGCGGGACGTGGCCGTCACCGAGGGCGACAAGGTCGAGGCCCAGCTGCGGTTCGGCTTCTCCGTGAACACCTACGCGGTCAACGACCTGGTCGCGGTCGTCGACGCCGTCGAGGACAAGGCCGCGGCCAAACTGGCGGACGAGTACTGCGAGTTGTACGACGTCGTCCCGTCCCTGCGCCCCGGCGGCATCCGTCACGACTCGCTCCTGTACGCCGCCCGCCAGGAACTGGGCCTGCGCGCCTTCCTCACCGAGGGCGACTTCACCGCGTTCACCACCAACTTCGAGGACCTGGGCGGCCTGCGCCAGCTGCCCGGTCTGGCCGTGCAGCGGCTGATGGCGGACGGCTACGGCTTCGGCGGCGAGGGCGACTGGAAGACCTCCGCCCTGCTGCGCACGATGAAGGTCATGGGCCAGGGACAGCCCGGCGGCACCACCTTCATGGAGGACTACACCTACCACCTCGGCCCCGGCACCCCCCGCATCCTCGGCGCCCACATGCTGGAGGTCTGCCCCTCCGTCGCCGCCGCCCGCCCGCGCTGCGAGATCCACCCCCTGTCCATCGGCGGCCGCGAGGACCCCGTCCGGCTCGTCTTCGACGCCGCCCCCGGACCCGCCGTCGTCGTCGGCCTCTCCGACCTCGGCGACCGCTTCCGGCTGACCGCCAACGAGGTCGACGTGGTCGGCCCCGGCGAGCCCCTGCCCCAGCTCCCCGTGGCCCGGGCCGTGTGGAAGCCGCGCCCCTCCCTCGCGGAGTCGGCCGAGAGCTGGCTGCTCGCCGGGGCCCCGCACCACACGGTGCTCAGCTCGGCCGTCGACCCCGAGACCCTGACCGACTACGCGTCCATGACCGGTGTCGAACTCCTCACCATCGACGAGCACACCACCACCGACCGGTTCGCCAAGGAGATCCGGTGGAACGCCGCGTATCACCGACTCGCCCAGGCCCTGTGA